The genomic segment CGGCCCTGACGGCCGTTCGTCGCCGACCGGCAGCGGGTCGCGGAGGTAGACCAGGATCGCGTCGGCGAACGCGGGGACGGCGGAGCGGCACAGGCCCAGCAGGATCTCGTCGAGGTCCAGACCGCGGGCGATCCGCCGGGTGGCCGCCCCGACGTACCGCAGCCGCTCGGCCTCCGAGATCGAGGACCCCGCCGTACGGGCGCCGAGGGTGCCGGAGGCGGGCGGGGCGGGCAGCGCGGAGGCCGCGGGCGGGGGCGGCGCCGCGGGGGTGGGTGCCAGCGCCGCGGCCGGCTCCTCGTGGCGCGGATGGCCGGCGGGCTCCATGGCGGCGCCCGCCGGGCCCTGGGTCCCGCGCGGCGGGGTGCTGGAGAACGACGCGTCGGGGCCGGGGTCGCGCCGGGGCGTGCCCGCGGCCTGCGCCGCCTGCCGGTCCCGTGCGGGACGGTCGTCGGGCAGTGCCTGGGGCGGCGAGGCGGGCTGGTCCTCCCGGTCGGAGCCCGGGGGCAGGCGGAAGCCGCCGCGCGGGTCCGGCAGCGGTGCCGGCAGGGCGGCATCCGGTCCCGGTTGCCGCGCCGGGGGCGGGGGCGTGCGATCCGTGGTCACGCGAGTCGTTCCATCCGGTTGTGCGCCACGCGCTGGCCGCGGCGGGGATTGGGCCGTGTCAGGCGCGTCGTCGGCAGTAGAGGAAGAGCTGCTCCTCCGGCGGCACGTCGGTGCTCGCCGGTGCATAGGCGTACGACTCCTCCTCGATCACCTCGAAGCCCGCGTCCGCCACTACCTGGTGCAAATCATCCCGTAGATAACCGGATACCCGGATGGTGTTACCAAGGAACGGGATTGCGAAGTCGTCCACATCCGCTTCGACCATCGAGAGGATGAAGAGACCCGCGGGCTCCAGCAGATCATGGATGGCCCGCAATGCGTAGGGAATCTCCGCGCGCGGCAGCATCAGCAGGGAGAAGAAGGCCGCGACCCCGTCGAAACGTCCGAGGTCGAGGGTGCCGCCGGGGCGCAGATCGGCGATGTCGCCCTGGTGGAACTCGGCCTCCGGCACGTACCGCGCGGCCAGCGCGAGCATGCCGGCGGACAGATCGACGCCGACGACCCGGTGTCCGGCCCCGGCGAGCTGCCGGGTGCTGGGCAGGCCGGTGCCGCAGCCCAGGTCGAGCACCCGCGATCCGGCGGGCAGCGTCTCCGCCAGCCACCGGCCGGCGGTGAGCTGGCCGTCCTTGTGGGGAAACGCTTCGTCGTACCGGTCGCCGATCGCGTCGAACGCCTCGGCCTGGCCGCCGCGGTCCCGCTTTATGTCCTCGTAGCCGCCGGTTCCCACTGCCTCGGTCCTCCTTGGTGCGCGTGGCTTGATGACTTGGCGTCAGGCTCTGGGTGCTGGTTGGGAATTGCGCGGTGTTGCGGAGCACGATCCTACGTTTGACGACCCGGGGCGCATCAAGGGGCTCACGAGGTCACTTTGCCGGACGGTTCCAGTCGTCCGGGAGTGACGGTACCGGCCAGCCGGGATCCGGGCGCCAGTCCTCCCAGCCGTCCCGGAAGGGCCGGCCCCAGGACCTGATGACCCCGGCCGCCTCCAGTCCGGCCGACCGTACCCGCTCGGCGCGTTCGGCGGGCATAAGGCCCGCGAGCTGCGCCTGGGCGAATTCGTCCTCGTCGAGCCAGTGCCAGCTGCGGTCCGGGCGGACCGCGATGTCGAGGAAGTGGTCCTCGGAGTCCAGACCGCCGGACCAGCGCCGGCGCGGCTCCTCCAGGTTCACGTACCAGTTCTTGAAATGCCACCTTTTGTCCCAGAAGAGCCAGACCGACCAGGGCTCGCCGGGGTGTGCGATCTTCAGCACACCCGCGCCCCACCACTGCTCGACGCGCGTAGTGCGCGGCTTGAGATAGCGGGTGGCGAGCGGCTCCCGGTGGATCGGCGAGCCATCGGTGAGCACCGGCTTCACACAGGAGGTACCGGGCGCCATCCAGACCGCGAGCAGCTCGGCGTCATCGCGCACGACGGTCACCGGGCGGCAGATGTGCAGCTCGTCGGTGCCGTTGCCCCGATAACGCCACAACACTTGCTCACCCGGCGACCAGTAGCCGCTGGTACCCGGCCCGTTTCCGTCAAGAAGAGTGTCGGCTGTCATGAACAGATCTTACGGATCAGCCCTTAAGGATGGGTCATGCGCAGCACATCCAGCGCCGCGTCCAGCTGCTCCTCGGTCAGTTTTCCCTGTTCGACATAGCCCAGCTCGATCACCACGTCCCGGATGCGCTTACGCTCCGCGACGGCTTTCTTGGCGACCTTGGCCGCCTCCTCATAACCGATGTACTTGTTCAGCGGGGTGACCACCGACGGCGAGGACTCCGCGTACTCACGGGCCCGCTCGACATTGGCGGTGATGCCGTCGACCGTGCGGTCGGCGAGCAGCCGGGAGACGTTGGCGAGCAGCCGGACGGATTCCAGCACGTTCCTGGCGATGACCGGGAGCATCACGTTGAGCTCGAAGTTCCCGGCGGCGCCGGCCATCGTGATCGTCAGGTCGTTGCCGGCGACCTGGGCCGCGACCATCAGCACGGCCTCCGGGATCACCGGGTTGACCTTGCCCGGCATGATCGACGAGCCCGGCTGGAGATCCGGCAGGTTGATCTCGGCCAGCCCGGTACGCGGTCCCGACGCCATCCAGCGCAGATCGTTGGAGATCTTGGTGAGGCCGACCGCGACGGTCTTGAGCTGCCCCGACATCTCGACGATGCCGTCCCGGGCGCCCTGCGCCTCGAAGTGGTCGCGCGCCTCGGTCAGCGGCAGCCCGGTGGTCCGCGCCACCTCGGCGATCACCGCGGCCGAGAAACCGGGCGGGGTGTTGATGCCGGTGCCGACCGCGGTGCCGCCGAGCGGCAGCTCCGCCAGCCGGGGCAGCGCGCCCAGCAGCCGCTCGACGCCGTACCTGACCTGGGCCGCGTAGCCGCCGAACTCCTGGCCCAGCGTGACGGGCGTGGCGTCCATCAGATGCGTACGGCCGGACTTCACGACGTCCGCGAACTCGGCCGCCTTGCGTTCCAGGGACTCCGCGAGGTGCTCCAGCGCGGGCACGAGGTCGCGGGTGACGGCGGCGGTGGCCGCGATGTGGATGGACGACGGGAACACGTCGTTGGACGACTGGGACGCGTTGACGTGGTCGTTCGGATGCACGTCACGGCCCAGCCGCTCCGTCGCCAGCGTCGCGATGACCTCGTTGGCGTTCATGTTGGAGGACGTGCCGGAGCCGGTCTGGAAGACGTCGATGGGGAACTGGTCGTCCCACCGGCCGTCCACCACCTCGGCCGCCGCCTCCTGGATCGCCTCGGCGATGTCCTTGTCCAGGACGCCGAGTCCGGCGTTCACCTTCGCGGCTGCCGCCTTGATCCGGGCCAGTGCCTCGATGTGCGCGCGCTCGATCTGCTGGCCGGAGATCGGGAAGTTCTCCACCGCCCGTTGGGTCTGGGCCCGCCATTTCGCGTCCGCGGGCACCCGTACCTCGCCCATCGAATCGTGCTCGATCCGGAAAGGCCGGTCCTGGGACGACTCCTCGGGCATGGCTGGATTCCTTTCCTCGGCAACTCCGCGACAACATTCCCATTGTCGTACTACTTCCAAGTAACACCCATCAGTAGGACAGTGCCGTAGCCCATTTCATTCCTGTGGAAGGAGCGACGTATGCGCATGTCGAGAAAGAGACGTTGTCGTGCCGCCGGGACGGTGCTGGCCGTCCTCGCGACCGTCCTCGCGGGCGGTGCCGGTCTGACCACCACGGCCTCCGCGGCCCCGCAGAACAGCACCGTCAAGCCGCTCTCCGCCGACCTCGAGCAGATCCGCGCCGCCGAGGCGACGGCCCTGTACGGGAGTCCGGCGATCCGGCCGGTGGCCGACCGCAAGACCGGGCTGATCTCGCTGGGGGACAGCGAGATATCCGGCGAGGGCGTCGGCACCTACGAGGCGGGTACGGACGGCCCCACGAACTGGTGCCACCGCTCCCCGGACTCCGCGATCCACCGCACCGGCATCCCCGCCGACGAGACGTACAACGTCGCCTGCTCCGGCGCCTACACCGGCAACATCAGGATCGGCGGCAGCAAGCAGTACGCGGACGAGCTGGTGCAGAGCGACAGCCTCGCCATCAAGGCCCGCAACACGAAGATCAAGATGGTGCTGCTGGTCGCGGGCGCCAATGACGACCTGCAGTTCGGACCCGTCATCACCGACTGCGTGGAGCGCTGGTTCCTGCTGCAGGGCAGCTGCGACTCCAAGTACTCGCCCGGCTGGCAGGCCCGCGTCGACGGACTGGTGCCCAAGGTCGAGGGGACCGTGCAAGACCTGCGAACGGTCATGCGCGACGCCGGCTACGCGGACGCCGACTACAAGCTCGTGGTGATGGGCTACCCCAGCCCGATGAGCCCCGACATCTACGACAACCCCGGCTTCCCCGGCAAGATCCCCGGCGGCTGCACCGGCTACGACACGGACCTCGCCTGGGGCCGGAACTACGCCGTACCCACCTTCGAACTCGGCATGCGGCAGGCCGCCGAGGCCTCCGGGGCGGTGTACCTCGACAACTCCCGGCTCTTCCACGGGCATGAGGCGTGCACGGACAACACCTGGGCGCGCGGCCTGGTCGTGAACATCACCAACCCGTTCCCGCCCGACGCCAACTCCGTACGCCAGTCCTTCCACCCGAACGCCCGCGGCCACGCCGCCTTCGCGTCGTGCCTGACCCAGCTCTACAACTCCGGCTACCAGGAAGCCGGTTGCGCCGACCCGGCCAGCACCGGCACTCCGGTGCTCCACCAGGGCGCCTGGGACGACGCGTTCAAGCCGGTCACCAACGCGGCCACCGGCCAGTGCATGGACGCCAACGGCGGCTCGTCGCGCAACAACACCGCGCTGCTCGGCTGGAGCTGCCACGGCGGCCGCAACCAGTCGTTCGCGTACGACACCCAGTACCAGTCGCTGCACATCGCGCTCAGCCAGGACCGGTGCATGGACGTCCCGGCCTCGAACTACAGCGCCGGAACCGGCCTCATCCTGTGGGACTGCCACGGCGGTGCCAACCAGCGGTTCACCATGACGGCGGGCACCATCCGCCCGGTGGCGGCCACCGGCCTGTGCGTGACCCAGAGCGCCGCGAGTTCGCCGCTGAAACTGGCGGCCTGCGACGGCTCCGCGAGCCAGCACTTCGCGTAACGGCTCGCACCGCACCACGGACGGGCCCCGCCGATGGAGCGGCGGGGCCCGTCCGTGCTGCTGTTGTCCTCAGGATCGGAGCGTCAGCCCCGGCGGCCGATCGAGAGCACCGGGCCCGACGGGTCCGTGAAGAAGTCGTTGCCCTTGTCGTCGACGACGATGAACGCGGGGAAGTCCTCGACCTCGATCTTCCAGACCGCTTCCATGCCCAGTTCCGCGTACTCCAGGACGTCGACCTTCTTGATGCAGTCCTGCGCGAGCCGCGCCGCCGGGCCGCCGATCGAGCCGAGGTAGAAACCGCCGTGCGCCTTGCACGCGTCGGTCACCTGCTTCGAGCGGTTGCCCTTGGCGAGCATGACGAACGAACCGCCGGCCGCCTGGAACTGCTCGACGTACGCGTCCATCCGGCCCGCCGTGGTGGGGCCGAACGAGCCGGAGGCGAAGCCCTCGGGGGTCTTGGCCGGGCCCGCGTAGTAGACGGGGTGGTCGTGCAGGTACTGCGGCATGGACTCGCCCGCGTCCAGCCGCTCCTTGATCTTGGCGTGCGCGATGTCACGGGCCACGACGAGCGTGCCGGACAGCGACAGCCGGGTCTTGACCGGGTACTTGGACAGCTCGGCGCGGATGTCCGCCATCGGCCGGTTCAGATCGACGCGCACCACGTCGTCGTCCAGGTGCTCGTCCGTGGTCTCCGGGAGGAAGCGCGCCGGGTCGGTCTCCAGCTGCTCCAGGAAGACGCCCTCGGCGGTGATCTTCGCGACGGCCTGCCGGTCGGCCGAGCAGGACACCGCGATGGCGACGGGCAGCGACGCGCCGTGCCGGGGCAGCCGCACCACGCGTACGTCGTGGCAGAAGTACTTGCCGCCGAACTGCGCGCCGATGCCGATCTTCTGCGTCAGCTCGAAGACCTTCTCCTCCAGGCCCTTGTCCCGGAAGCCGTGCCCATCCGGCGAGCCCTCGCCCGGCAGCTCGTCCAGGTAGTGCGCGGAGGCGTACTTGGCGGTCTTCAGCGCGAACTCCGCGCTGGTGCCGCCGACCACGATCGCCAGATGGTACGGCGGGCAGGCCGCGGTACCGAGCGAGCGGATCTTCTCCTCCAGGAACTTCATCATGGAGGCCTCGTTGAGGACCGCCTTCGTCTCCTGGTAGAGGAACGACTTGTTGGCGCTGCCGCCGCCCTTCGCCATGAACAGGAACTTGTACGCGCCGCCGTCGGTCGCGTACAGCTCGATCTGGGCGGGCAGGTTCGAGCCGGTGTTCTTCTCGTCCCACATGGTCAGCGGGGCCATCTGCGAGTACCGCAGGTTGAGCTTGGTGTACGCGTCGTAGATGCCGTGCGACAGCGCCGCCTCGTCACCGCCGGAGGTCAGCACGTTCTGGCCGCGCTTGCCCATCACGATCGCCGTGCCGGTGTCCTGGCACATGGGCAGCACGCCGGCCGCCGCGATGTTCGCGTTCTTCAGCAGGTCCAGCGCGACGAAGCGGTCGTTCGGCGACGCCTCGGGGTCGTCGAGGATCCGCCGCAGCTGGGTGAGGTGGGCCGGCCGCAGGTAGTGCGAGATGTCGTGCATCGCCTCGGCGGCGAGCGTCCGCAGCGCCTCCGGCTCGACCTTGAGGAAGGTGCGCCCGTCCGCCTCGACGGTGCTCACACCCTCGGAGGTGATCAGCCGGTACGGCGTCGTGTCCTCGCCGAGCGGGAGGAGATCCGTATAGGAGAACTCGGGCATTTTGGGGGGCTTCCTCACTCGGCTGGTCATTCGGCGGCGTCGACGAACGCCCTCCAGCGTAGAGCCCGCCGGCCGTCCGATCGTTGTGAGGTAGGGCTCACCCGCACTAGTCGCGATCTATCGCGTTTGTGTACGGTGGGCGGGTGGATGAATCGCAGCTCCAGAAGAAGTCGCAGCAGCCGGTGCCGATGCACAAGCCGACCACCGAAGCGGAGCTGCGCGCGTCCGATGCCGACCGTGACCGCATTTCCGACATTCTCCGCGATGCGCTGGCCGAGGGCCGGTTGAGCGCGGAGGAGCACTCGGAACGCCTCGACCATGTCTATGCCGCCAAGACGCTGGGCGAGCTGGAACCGCTGGTGCGGGACCTGCCGGCGACCCGGGAGGGCGGGCCGCGGCCGCTCGCGCCGCTGGCCGATCCGTCGTCGCCCGTCGTGGCCGAGAATCTCGTCGCGGTCTTCGGCGGCGCCGCCCGCAAGGGGCGCTGGCTCGTCGGCCGGCGCACCAACGCCTTCGCCTGCTTCGGCGGTGTGGAGATCGATCTGACCGAGGCCGTCTTCCAGCATCAGCAGATCGTGATCCATGCCACCGCGATCTTCGGAGGCGTCGAAGTACGCGTCCCGGAGAACGTCACTCTGCGTGGCAGCGGGACCGGGATCTTCGGTGGTTTCGAGGTCAAGACGTACGAGGCCCCGGATCCGAACGCACCGGTCGTCATCGTCACCGGCACCGCCATCTTCGGTGGCGTCGAGGCGAAGGCGAAGCGCGGGAAGCGCCTCAAGGAATGGATCAACAAGCGCCTCGACGGGTAGGGATGGGGCGGTCGCACTCCCGCATCATGCCGCGCGTTCACGCCATGCATGGTGCGGGTTTACGCCCCGCGCAAGCTGGCTGGTTTTGGCCACTGGCCAGTGTTCATCAGGGGTGTTGTTCGGTGGTCCGGATCGGACGATCGCCAATGCGCGCCCCAGTCGGACAGATGTTCGACAAAAGGGCCCTGGTGGCGAACACGGTCCGCATGAACACGCGCACAGCGGGTAGGGCTTCGACCACGTCACTCGCCTGGTTCCTCCCCGTTGCGACCCCCTGGAACAGCACGCGTGGAGCTCACCCGCGGTGACGGGCAAGGGTGACAAACGCCGAGCCGTCGTCAGGAGTATCCCGTGCTTCAACCGATCGAGCCCGTCAAGGACACTGCCCTCCCGCCGAGTCACCCACGGGATCTGGCAGGCCCATGGCACTCGGAGGCGGCGTGCCGCAGTGATGAGGCGGGATTGTTCTTCGCCCCGTCCAAAGAGCCGACAGCGGCGCGGCTGTCCCGTGAGGAGAACGCTAAGCGGGTGTGCGCCCGCTGCCCGGTGATGCTGGAATGCCGGGAACACGCGCTGCGGCAGCCCGAACCGTACGGCGTGTGGGGTGGTCTGACCGCCGCCGAACGCCGGGTCGTCCTCGCCCGCAGGCGCCGCCGCGAGGCGGAACTGCCGCGGACGGACCGGATCGCCGCCGCAGGCTGAACGGACGAACGGGCCGGGTCCGCCGCGTCAGTCGGCGGGCCCCGGCCCGTACGTTTTCTCCGCCGCCCTCGCGCCTGCCCAGGGCGCTCAGCGGCGATTCAGCGGGTGCTTCGGCGCGTGCCGGGTGCCGGCCGCGCGCTCAAGCGGTTGCGCCGGTCTCAGCGCGCGCGGTCGAAGTCGATCGCGCTGTACGCGCGCAGCTTCGACAGCCGGTGCGTCGAGGAGATCTGCCGGATCGTGCCGGACTTGGAGCGCACCACCAGCGACTCGGTGGTGGCGGTCTCGGCGCGGTAGCGGACGCCCTGGAGCAGCTCGCCGTCCGTGATGCCGGTCGCGACGAAGAACACGTTGTCCCCGCTGACCAGGTCGTTGGTGTGCAGCACCCGGTCCAGGTCGTGGCCCGCGTCGAGCGCCCGCTGGCGCTCGGCGTCGTCCTTCGGCCACAGCCGGCCCTGGATCGTGCCGCCGAGGCACTTGATCGCACAGGCGGCGATGATGCCCTCCGGCGTGCCGCCGATGCCCATCAGCATGTCCACGCCGGTGCCGTCGCGCACGGCCATGATGGCGCCCGCGACATCGCCGTCCGCGATGAACTTGATGCGTGCGCCGGTCTCCCGGATCTCCTTGACCAGCCCGTCGTGGCGCGGCCGGTCGAGGATCATGACGGTGACGTCCTCGGGCGCGCTGTGCTTCGCCTTGGCGACCCGGCGGATGTTCACCGCCGCGGGCGCCATGATGTCGACGTAGTCGGCGGCCTCGGGGCCGGTGACCAGCTTGTCCATGTAGAAGACGGCCGACGGGTCGAACATCGTGCCGCGGTCGGCCACGGCGAGCACGGCCACCGCGTTGGACATGCCCTTGGCGGTGAGCGTCGTCCCGTCGACGGGGTCCACGGCGACGTCGCACTCCGCACCGGTGCCGTCGCCGATCCGCTCGCCGTTGTAGAGCATGGGGGCGTCGTCCTTCTCGCCCTCACCGATGACGACGACGCCGTTCATCGAGACGGTGGAGACGAGCGTCCGCATCGCCTTCACCGCGGCGCCGTCCGCGCCGTTCTTGTCACCACGGCCGACCCAGCGACCGGCGGCCATGGCGGCCGCCTCGGTCACCCGGACGAGTTCCAGGGCAAGGTTGCGATCAGGGGCCTCGGGACTCACTTCGAGCTGGGGCGGCAAATGCTGTTCGGTCATCACAGCGCACCTTTCTGTACGAGGACGGCCGGAAAAGAGGGTGCTGTGACCTTATCGGGTCATCGCGAATATGAGCAGGGCGCACGTCACATGAGCGGCGCCCCCCGCGGCCTGGGCGGCGTGTCCCGGGCCGGGGCCGCGCGGCGCGCCCTGGTGCCCCGGCGGCCGACCCCCGGGCCCGGGCGCCGCCCGGCATGGGGGACCATAGGTGCGTGGCAAACAAGCGTGGCAATCAGACGGTGCGGGACCTGGTCCTGTCGATGGTGGTGCTCGGCGTCGTCGTCGCGTTCATCTACATCTTCATCCCGCACGACACCAACGCGGACCCGGTCAAGCCGATCGGCTTCCAGACCGAGCTGAGCCAGGCGCGGCGCGACGCGCCCTTCCCGGTGGCCGCGCCCGAAGGGCTCGGCAAGGACTGGCGCCCGACGACGGTCACGTACGACGCCCAGGACGCCAAGGCAGTCGAATGGCACCTCGGCTTCGTCGACCCGCAGAACGAGTACGCGGCCGTGGAGCAGGGCAACGGCCCGGCGGCGAAGTTCATCGCGGACAAGAGCAAGCGCGCGGTGCGGGACGGGAACCGTACGGTCACCGTCGCCGGGGTGGCGTGGGACCGGTACAAGGGCCCGAAGTACAACGCGCTGGTGCGGGTGGAGAAGGGCGTCACCACGATGATCACCGGCACCGCCCCCGACGAGCAGCTCGCCGAGCTGGCGGCCGCGCTCAAGGCGTCCTGACGCACACGGCGCAGGGGGCTTGGCGCACGAATGGTTCCTGACGCACGAATGGTTCTTGACGCACGAACGCCGGGCGGCCCGTGACGGGCGCCCGGCGTTCGGGAGTGTGCGGCGGGATCAGACGGTCGTGACGACCTCGTCGTAGGCCAGACGGGGGCTGCGGGTCGGGAACCAGGAGTCGGTGCCGGGCTTGCCGATGTTCACCACGGCGAGGACCGAGTGGTCACCCTCGGGGAAGAACTCCTTGTCGATGCCCGCGGCGTCGAAGCCGGTCATCGGGCCGGCGGCCAGGCCGGCGGCGCGGATGCCCAGGATGAAGTAGCCGGCCTGCAGCGAACCGTTGAGGGTGGCGGCCTGCTCGCGCACGGAACGCTCGGAGAAGAAGAGGTCCTTCGCCTGCGGGAAGTGCGGGAACTGGGTCGGCAGCTCCTCGTGGAACTCGTTGTCCGCGGCGAGGATCGCGACCAGCGGGGCAGCGGAGGTCTTCGGCTGGTTGCCCTCGGCCATGTGCTTCACGAGGCGCTCGCGGCCCTCGGCGGAACGGACCAGGACGATGCGCAGCGGCTGCTGGTTGAACGCGGTCGGCGCGTACTTGACCAGGTCGTAGATCGCCTGGATCTGCTCGTCGGTCACCGGCTCGTCGGTGAAGGTGTTGGCCGTGCGGGCCTCACGGAAGAGCAGGTCCTGGGCGGAGGCGTCGAGTACGAGAGACATAAGAACCTCTTACGGAATCGTGGCATATTGCGCCGATCGGGCACGTCGCGAACACTCTCATCAACCTGTGTGAAAGTTCAACGATTCCTGGGTTCGAGGTGACGCTCGTCACATGAACGCCAAATCCACCGGTGCTCGACCGGTCAAGCGACCGCCCCGCCACGTCACTCCGCGGCGGACTCCTCGTCCGGCCCCTCGGCGAGCGCCGCGTCCAGCCGGGCCCGCGCGCCCTCCAGCCAGCGGCGGCACACCCGCGCGAGCTCCTCGCCGCGCTCCCAGAGCGCCAGCGACTCCTCCAGCGTCGAGCCGCCGGCCTCCAACCGCCGTACGACGTCGACGAGCTCGTCCCGCGCCTGCTCGTATCCCAGCGTGTCCTGTTCTGCCATGGTCACAGCCTAGGCGGGAGGTACGACAGCGCCGGTGACCTTCACCAGGAACGCACCGCCGGAGACCCGGGCGCGCAACTCCTCGTCCGCCGCCACCTCGTCGGGGCCGCGCACCACGGAACCGTCCTCGCGCTGCAGCACCGCGTAGCCGCGCTGCAGGGTCGCGGCGGGGGAGAGGGCCACCACCCGCGCCCGGGTGTGCTCCAGCTCGCCGTCGGCCCGGTCCAGCAGATGCCGCAGCGTCCGGCGGCTGCGGTCCAGCAGCGCGTCGACCTGCTCCTCGCGGTGCTCGACCATCGTGTGCGGCCGGGCCATGGACGGCCGGCTGAGCGCCGCGTCCAGACCGCGCTGCTCACGGTCCAGCAGGCCGGTCACGACGCGCAGTGCCCGCAGCCCCAGATGCTCCACCCGGGTCAGCTCCTCGCCCACGTCCGGGACCACCCGCTTCGCCGCGTCCGTCGGGGTCGACGCCCGCAGGTCCGCCACCAGGTCCAGCAGCGGCGAGTCCGGCTCGTGCCCGATCGCCGACACGACCGGGGTGACGCACGCGGCCACCGCCCGCACCAGCTGCTCGTCGGAGAACGGCAGCAGGTCCTCCACGCTGCCGCCGCCGCGCGCCACGATGATCACGTCGACCTCGGCATGCGCGTCCAGCTCGCGCACCGCCTCCACCACCCGGGGCACCGCCTGCGCGCCCTGCACCGGCACATTGCGCACCTCGAAGCGGACGGCGGGCCAGCGCAGCCGCGCGTTCTCCAGCACATCACGCTCCGCCGCCGAAGCGCGGCCGGTCACCAGCCCGATGCACTGCGGAAGGAAGGGCAGCGGGCGCTTGCGGTCCAGCGCGAACAGACCCTCCGCCGCCAGCGCCTTCTTCAGCTGCTCCAGGCGGGCCAGCAGCTCCCCGACGCCGACCGGCCGGATCTCCGTCGCCCGCAGCGACAGCTGCCCGCGCGGGCCGTACCACTCGGGTTTGGCGAACAGCACGACGCGGGCGCCCTCGCCGACCACGTCGGCGATCTGGTCGAACACCGCCCGGAAGCACGTCACGGAGATCGAGATGTCGTGCGACGGGTCGCGCAGCGTCAGGAACACCACGCCCGCGCCCGGCCGCCGCGACAGCTGGGTGATCTGCCCCTCCACCCAGACGGCGCCGAGCCGGTCCACCCACCCGCCGATCAGCCGTGACACTTCGCCGACGGGGATCGGCGTATCCGCCGACGTACTCAGAGCCATGTGCCGAGCGTATCGGCCGCCGCCGACAGCGGGATTTCCTTCCGGCCGCGGTGTGTACGGCGACACGAAGGTGACGGCTATCGCTGCGGCCCGGTCCGCTATCGCTCCGGCCCGGTCCGCCGCCGGGAGAGCTGGACGGCCAGCACGATCAGGCCGGCGGCCAGCCAGACGGCCCCGACGACCTGGGCGGAGCCCGCGGCCTCGACGATCACGGCGACGGTGATCGCGAGGCCGAGCAGCGGGACGACGATGTGGCGCAGCACGCTGGGCGGCCCCTCCCGGCGGCGGACGGCGAACCAGCCGACGACCGACAGGTGCAGCAGCGCGAAGGCGGTGAGCGCGCCGATGTCGACGACCGAGACGAGCCGGTCCAGTCCGTCGTCGCGGCGGGCCGCCCAGACCGCGGCGACCAGGGTGACGACCGCCGCGAACAGCAGCGCCCGCCGGGGCACCCCGCTGCCCGCGTCGACCTTGGACAGCGGTCCCGGCAGCCGCCGGTCGCGGGCCATCGCGAAGAGCAGCCGGCCCGCGGCCGCCTGCCCGGCGAGCGCCGCGAAGGCCGCA from the Streptomyces sp. RKAG293 genome contains:
- the glpX gene encoding class II fructose-bisphosphatase, which codes for MTEQHLPPQLEVSPEAPDRNLALELVRVTEAAAMAAGRWVGRGDKNGADGAAVKAMRTLVSTVSMNGVVVIGEGEKDDAPMLYNGERIGDGTGAECDVAVDPVDGTTLTAKGMSNAVAVLAVADRGTMFDPSAVFYMDKLVTGPEAADYVDIMAPAAVNIRRVAKAKHSAPEDVTVMILDRPRHDGLVKEIRETGARIKFIADGDVAGAIMAVRDGTGVDMLMGIGGTPEGIIAACAIKCLGGTIQGRLWPKDDAERQRALDAGHDLDRVLHTNDLVSGDNVFFVATGITDGELLQGVRYRAETATTESLVVRSKSGTIRQISSTHRLSKLRAYSAIDFDRAR
- a CDS encoding DUF4245 domain-containing protein, whose translation is MANKRGNQTVRDLVLSMVVLGVVVAFIYIFIPHDTNADPVKPIGFQTELSQARRDAPFPVAAPEGLGKDWRPTTVTYDAQDAKAVEWHLGFVDPQNEYAAVEQGNGPAAKFIADKSKRAVRDGNRTVTVAGVAWDRYKGPKYNALVRVEKGVTTMITGTAPDEQLAELAAALKAS
- a CDS encoding malonic semialdehyde reductase; translation: MSLVLDASAQDLLFREARTANTFTDEPVTDEQIQAIYDLVKYAPTAFNQQPLRIVLVRSAEGRERLVKHMAEGNQPKTSAAPLVAILAADNEFHEELPTQFPHFPQAKDLFFSERSVREQAATLNGSLQAGYFILGIRAAGLAAGPMTGFDAAGIDKEFFPEGDHSVLAVVNIGKPGTDSWFPTRSPRLAYDEVVTTV
- a CDS encoding exodeoxyribonuclease VII small subunit, producing MAEQDTLGYEQARDELVDVVRRLEAGGSTLEESLALWERGEELARVCRRWLEGARARLDAALAEGPDEESAAE
- the xseA gene encoding exodeoxyribonuclease VII large subunit, which translates into the protein MALSTSADTPIPVGEVSRLIGGWVDRLGAVWVEGQITQLSRRPGAGVVFLTLRDPSHDISISVTCFRAVFDQIADVVGEGARVVLFAKPEWYGPRGQLSLRATEIRPVGVGELLARLEQLKKALAAEGLFALDRKRPLPFLPQCIGLVTGRASAAERDVLENARLRWPAVRFEVRNVPVQGAQAVPRVVEAVRELDAHAEVDVIIVARGGGSVEDLLPFSDEQLVRAVAACVTPVVSAIGHEPDSPLLDLVADLRASTPTDAAKRVVPDVGEELTRVEHLGLRALRVVTGLLDREQRGLDAALSRPSMARPHTMVEHREEQVDALLDRSRRTLRHLLDRADGELEHTRARVVALSPAATLQRGYAVLQREDGSVVRGPDEVAADEELRARVSGGAFLVKVTGAVVPPA